One part of the Vidua macroura isolate BioBank_ID:100142 chromosome 14, ASM2450914v1, whole genome shotgun sequence genome encodes these proteins:
- the ATP11C gene encoding phospholipid-transporting ATPase IG isoform X4: MLRRSLSRLCAGEEKRVGTRTVVVGHRPVSDTEACVAQKFCDNRIVSSKYTLWNFLPKNLFEQFRRIANFYFLIIFLVQVIVDTPTSPVTSGLPLFFVITVTAIKQGYEDWLRHRADNEVNKSNVFVVENAKQVRKESEKIKVGDIVEVKADETFPCDLIFLASSSPDGTCYVTTASLDGESNFKTHYAVRDTTVLCTDEAIDTLTATIECEQPQPDLYKFVGRIIIYGSNQEPVARSLGPENLLLKGATLKNTKKIYGVAVYTGMETKMALNYQGKSQKRSAVEKSINAFLIVYLCILLGKATVCTTLKYVWQSNPFNDEPWYNEKTKKERDTFKVLRMFTDFLSFMVLFNFIIPVSMYVTVEMQKFLGSFFISWDKEMFDEEIQEGALVNTSDLNEELGQVEYVFTDKTGTLTENSMEFIECCIDGHKYRDCTAEVDGFSQTDGPLKYYGRAEKSREELFLRALCLCHTVQIKEADQVDGLVAHPERKYTYISSSPDEIALVKGAEKYGFTFLGLENNFMKIRNQKNETEMYQLLHVLNFDPVRRRMSVIVRTTTGKLLLFCKGADSSIFPRVQQEEIQQTKVHVDRNAMDGYRTLCVAFKELTEKEYDKIDRQLNEAKMALQDREEKMAKVFDDTEADMHLIGATAVEDRLQEQLAETIEALHAAGMKVWVLTGDKMETAKSTCYACRLFQTSTELLELTARTVGESERKEDRLHELLLEYHKKLIQDIPKNRGGLKRSWTLSQEYGLIIDGSTLSLILNPSQDSGSSNYKSIFLQICLKCTAVLCCRMAPLQKAQIVRMVKNTKGSPITLSIGDGANDVSMILEAHVGIGIKGKEGRQASRNSDYAVPKFKHLRKLLLAHGHLYYVRIAHLVQYFFYKNLCFILPQFLYQFFCGFSQQPLYDAAYLTMYNICFTSLPILAYSLLEQHISIDTLTSDPQLYMKVSDNAMLQWRPFLYWTFLGTFEGLVFFFGVYFLFQNSSLEDNGKVFGNWTFGTIVFTVLVFTVTLKLALDTRFWTWMNHFVIWGSLAFYVFFSFFWGGVIWPFLKQQRMYFVFAHMLTSVSTWLAIILLIFISLFPEILLIVLKNIKEKNHQSSRKAPDSLSARPSVTPLLLRAFSDESNVL, encoded by the exons GTGATAGTGGACACCCCCACCAGCCCGGTGACCAGTGGCCTCCCGCTCTTCTTCGTCATCACTGTCACAGCCATCAAACAG GGGTACGAGGACTGGTTGAGGCACAGAGCTGACAACGAAGTGAACAAAAGCAACGTCTTTGTTGTCGAAAATGCAAAGCAAGTGCGGAAAGAGAGCGAAAAAATCAAG GTTGGAGACATAGTAGAAGTGAAAGCAGATGAGACCTTCCCCTGTGACTTGATATTTCTGGCCTCCAGCAGCCCTGATGGGACCTGCTACGTCACCACGGCGAGCCTTGACGGCGAGTCCAATTTCAAG actCACTACGCGGTGCGGGACACCACCGTGCTCTGCACCGATGAAGCCATCGACACCCTCACGGCCACAATCGAGTGTGAGCAGCCACAGCCCGACCTCTACAA ATTTGTTGGAAGAATTATCATCTATGGGAGTAACCAAGAGCCTGTAGCCAG GTCTTTGGGTCCTGAAAACCTGTTGTTGAAAGGTGCTACCCTCAAAAATACCAAGAAGATTTATG GAGTTGCAGTCTATACTggcatggaaacaaaaatggcTCTGAACTACCAAGGGAAATCTCAGAAACGGTCTGCAGTAGAAAA ATCCATCAACGCTTTCTTGATAGTGTATTTGTGCATCTTACTGGGCAAGGCCACTGTGTGCACCACTCTGAAATATGTCTGGCAGAGTAATCCATTTAATGATGAGCCTTGGTACAACGAAAAGActaaaaaagagagagacacgTTCAAG GTGCTGCGGATGTTCACAGACTTCCTGTCGTTCATGGTCCTCTTCAATTTCATTATCCCCGTCTCCATGTACGTTACAGTGGAGATGCAGAAGTTCCTGGGCTCCTTCTTCATCTCCTGGGACAAGGAGATGTTTGATGAGGAAATACAAGAGGGAGCACTGGTGAACACCTCGGACCTGAAcgaggagctggggcag GTGGAGTACGTGTTCACGGACAAAACGGGCACGCTGACCGAGAACAGCATGGAGTTCATCGAGTGCTGCATCGACGGGCACAAGTACAGGGACTGCACTGCAGAGGTGGATGGCTTCTCCCAGACTGATGGGCCCCTCAAATACTATGGCAGAGCTGAAAAG agCCGTGAGGAGCTGTTCCTGAgagccctgtgcctgtgccacaCGGTTCAGATCAAGGAGGCAGACCAGGTGGATGGGCTGGTGGCACACCCAGAACGCAAATACACCTATATCTCCTCTTCCCCAGATGAAATCGCTTTGGTGAAAGGCGCAGAAAA GTATGGTTTCACTTTTCTAGGACTTGAAAACAATTTCATGAAAATACGAAACCAAAAGAATGAAACTGAGAT GTACCAGCTTCTCCACGTGTTGAACTTCGACCCTGTCCGGCGCCGTATGAGTGTCATTGTGAGAACCACCACAG GAAAGTTGCTTCTCTTCTGTAAGGGAGCAGACTCCTCTATTTTTCCAAGGGTGCAGCAAGAAGAAATCCAACAAACAAAAGTCCACGTGGACCGCAATGCTATG GATGGCTACCGAACGCTCTGTGTGGCCTTCAAAGAACTGACTGAGAAGGAGTATGACAAAATTGACAGACAGCTCAATGAAGCCAAGATggctctgcaggacagggaggagAAGATGGCCAAGGTTTTTGACGACACAGAAGCAGACATGCACCTGATTGGGGCTACTGCTGTAGAAGACAG gctgcaggagcagctggcagagacCATCGAAGCCCTGCACGCAGCTGGCATGAAGGTTTGGGTGCTGACAGGAGACAAGATGGAAACTGCCAAATCCACCTGCTACGCCTGCAGGCTCTTCCAGACCAGcacggagctgctggagctgacgGCGAGAACGGTGGGCGAGAGTGAAAGGAAGGAGGATCGGCtccatgagctgctgctggagtacCACAAAAAGCTCATTCAGGACATTCCCAAAAACCGGGGAGGCCTGAAGAG AAGCTGGACGTTGAGTCAGGAGTATGGACTGATCATAGACGGCTCGACGCTGTCGCTGATACTCAACCCCTCTCAGGACTCTGGCTCTAGCAATTACAAAAGCATCTTCCTGCAGATCTGCTTGAAGTGCACTGCAGTCCTCTGCTGCCGGATGGCTCCTCTGCAGAAAGCACAG ATTGTGCGAATGGTGAAGAACACAAAAGGAAGCCCGATAACCCTCTCGATAGGGGATGGTGCAAATGATGTCAGTATGATTTTGGAAGCACATGTTGGAATAG GGATAAAAGGCAAAGAAGGACGCCAGGCCTCCAGGAACAGCGACTACGCTGTGCCAAAGTTTAAACATTTAAGAAAACTGCTACTAGCACATGGGCATTTATATTATGTGAGAATAGCACACCTTGTACAGTATTTCTTCTATAAG aACCTTTGCTTCATTTTACCACAGTTTTTATACCAGTTCTTTTGTGGATTCTCGCAGCAG CCACTGTATGATGCTGCTTACCTGACCATGTACAACATCTGCTTCACATCGCTGCCTATCCTGGCTTAcagcctgctggagcagcacatcagcatcGACACGCTGACCTCGGACCCCCAGCTCTACAT GAAGGTGTCGGACAATGCAATGCTGCAGTGGAGGCCCTTCCTCTACTGGACCTTTCTGGGCACCTTTGAAGgacttgtgtttttctttggggtttattttctttttcaaaactcGTCGTTGGAAGACAACGGAAAG GTGTTTGGGAACTGGACCTTTGGGACGATTGTCTTCACCGTGCTGGTGTTCACCGTCACTCTCAAG CTAGCATTAGATACCCGGTTCTGGACGTGGATGAACCACTTTGTGATTTGGGGCTCCCTTGCTTTCTACgtgtttttctcattcttttggGGAGGAGTCATTTG gCCTTTCTTGAAGCAGCAAAgaatgtattttgtatttgctCATATGCTGACTTCTGTTTCCACATGGCTGGCAATAATTCTCCTGATCTTTATCAGCCTTTTCCCAGAAATTCTTctaatagttttaaaaaatataaaagagaaaaatcatcaG agcagcaggaaggctcCTGATTCATTGTCGGCCAGACCTTCTGTCACACCACTCCTTTTAAGAGCATTCTCAGATGAGTCTAATGTGTTGTAA
- the ATP11C gene encoding phospholipid-transporting ATPase IG isoform X5, which yields MLRRSLSRLCAGEEKRVGTRTVVVGHRPVSDTEACVAQKFCDNRIVSSKYTLWNFLPKNLFEQFRRIANFYFLIIFLVQVIVDTPTSPVTSGLPLFFVITVTAIKQGYEDWLRHRADNEVNKSNVFVVENAKQVRKESEKIKVGDIVEVKADETFPCDLIFLASSSPDGTCYVTTASLDGESNFKTHYAVRDTTVLCTDEAIDTLTATIECEQPQPDLYKFVGRIIIYGSNQEPVARSLGPENLLLKGATLKNTKKIYGVAVYTGMETKMALNYQGKSQKRSAVEKSINAFLIVYLCILLGKATVCTTLKYVWQSNPFNDEPWYNEKTKKERDTFKVLRMFTDFLSFMVLFNFIIPVSMYVTVEMQKFLGSFFISWDKEMFDEEIQEGALVNTSDLNEELGQVEYVFTDKTGTLTENSMEFIECCIDGHKYRDCTAEVDGFSQTDGPLKYYGRAEKSREELFLRALCLCHTVQIKEADQVDGLVAHPERKYTYISSSPDEIALVKGAEKYGFTFLGLENNFMKIRNQKNETEMYQLLHVLNFDPVRRRMSVIVRTTTGKLLLFCKGADSSIFPRVQQEEIQQTKVHVDRNAMDGYRTLCVAFKELTEKEYDKIDRQLNEAKMALQDREEKMAKVFDDTEADMHLIGATAVEDRLQEQLAETIEALHAAGMKVWVLTGDKMETAKSTCYACRLFQTSTELLELTARTVGESERKEDRLHELLLEYHKKLIQDIPKNRGGLKRSWTLSQEYGLIIDGSTLSLILNPSQDSGSSNYKSIFLQICLKCTAVLCCRMAPLQKAQIVRMVKNTKGSPITLSIGDGANDVSMILEAHVGIGIKGKEGRQASRNSDYAVPKFKHLRKLLLAHGHLYYVRIAHLVQYFFYKNLCFILPQFLYQFFCGFSQQPLYDAAYLTMYNICFTSLPILAYSLLEQHISIDTLTSDPQLYMKVSDNAMLQWRPFLYWTFLGTFEGLVFFFGVYFLFQNSSLEDNGKVFGNWTFGTIVFTVLVFTVTLKLALDTRFWTWMNHFVIWGSLAFYVFFSFFWGGVIWPFLKQQRMYFVFAHMLTSVSTWLAIILLIFISLFPEILLIVLKNIKEKNHQVTKRLPSSGTSTIFMLSQTSSNHSFSWSE from the exons GTGATAGTGGACACCCCCACCAGCCCGGTGACCAGTGGCCTCCCGCTCTTCTTCGTCATCACTGTCACAGCCATCAAACAG GGGTACGAGGACTGGTTGAGGCACAGAGCTGACAACGAAGTGAACAAAAGCAACGTCTTTGTTGTCGAAAATGCAAAGCAAGTGCGGAAAGAGAGCGAAAAAATCAAG GTTGGAGACATAGTAGAAGTGAAAGCAGATGAGACCTTCCCCTGTGACTTGATATTTCTGGCCTCCAGCAGCCCTGATGGGACCTGCTACGTCACCACGGCGAGCCTTGACGGCGAGTCCAATTTCAAG actCACTACGCGGTGCGGGACACCACCGTGCTCTGCACCGATGAAGCCATCGACACCCTCACGGCCACAATCGAGTGTGAGCAGCCACAGCCCGACCTCTACAA ATTTGTTGGAAGAATTATCATCTATGGGAGTAACCAAGAGCCTGTAGCCAG GTCTTTGGGTCCTGAAAACCTGTTGTTGAAAGGTGCTACCCTCAAAAATACCAAGAAGATTTATG GAGTTGCAGTCTATACTggcatggaaacaaaaatggcTCTGAACTACCAAGGGAAATCTCAGAAACGGTCTGCAGTAGAAAA ATCCATCAACGCTTTCTTGATAGTGTATTTGTGCATCTTACTGGGCAAGGCCACTGTGTGCACCACTCTGAAATATGTCTGGCAGAGTAATCCATTTAATGATGAGCCTTGGTACAACGAAAAGActaaaaaagagagagacacgTTCAAG GTGCTGCGGATGTTCACAGACTTCCTGTCGTTCATGGTCCTCTTCAATTTCATTATCCCCGTCTCCATGTACGTTACAGTGGAGATGCAGAAGTTCCTGGGCTCCTTCTTCATCTCCTGGGACAAGGAGATGTTTGATGAGGAAATACAAGAGGGAGCACTGGTGAACACCTCGGACCTGAAcgaggagctggggcag GTGGAGTACGTGTTCACGGACAAAACGGGCACGCTGACCGAGAACAGCATGGAGTTCATCGAGTGCTGCATCGACGGGCACAAGTACAGGGACTGCACTGCAGAGGTGGATGGCTTCTCCCAGACTGATGGGCCCCTCAAATACTATGGCAGAGCTGAAAAG agCCGTGAGGAGCTGTTCCTGAgagccctgtgcctgtgccacaCGGTTCAGATCAAGGAGGCAGACCAGGTGGATGGGCTGGTGGCACACCCAGAACGCAAATACACCTATATCTCCTCTTCCCCAGATGAAATCGCTTTGGTGAAAGGCGCAGAAAA GTATGGTTTCACTTTTCTAGGACTTGAAAACAATTTCATGAAAATACGAAACCAAAAGAATGAAACTGAGAT GTACCAGCTTCTCCACGTGTTGAACTTCGACCCTGTCCGGCGCCGTATGAGTGTCATTGTGAGAACCACCACAG GAAAGTTGCTTCTCTTCTGTAAGGGAGCAGACTCCTCTATTTTTCCAAGGGTGCAGCAAGAAGAAATCCAACAAACAAAAGTCCACGTGGACCGCAATGCTATG GATGGCTACCGAACGCTCTGTGTGGCCTTCAAAGAACTGACTGAGAAGGAGTATGACAAAATTGACAGACAGCTCAATGAAGCCAAGATggctctgcaggacagggaggagAAGATGGCCAAGGTTTTTGACGACACAGAAGCAGACATGCACCTGATTGGGGCTACTGCTGTAGAAGACAG gctgcaggagcagctggcagagacCATCGAAGCCCTGCACGCAGCTGGCATGAAGGTTTGGGTGCTGACAGGAGACAAGATGGAAACTGCCAAATCCACCTGCTACGCCTGCAGGCTCTTCCAGACCAGcacggagctgctggagctgacgGCGAGAACGGTGGGCGAGAGTGAAAGGAAGGAGGATCGGCtccatgagctgctgctggagtacCACAAAAAGCTCATTCAGGACATTCCCAAAAACCGGGGAGGCCTGAAGAG AAGCTGGACGTTGAGTCAGGAGTATGGACTGATCATAGACGGCTCGACGCTGTCGCTGATACTCAACCCCTCTCAGGACTCTGGCTCTAGCAATTACAAAAGCATCTTCCTGCAGATCTGCTTGAAGTGCACTGCAGTCCTCTGCTGCCGGATGGCTCCTCTGCAGAAAGCACAG ATTGTGCGAATGGTGAAGAACACAAAAGGAAGCCCGATAACCCTCTCGATAGGGGATGGTGCAAATGATGTCAGTATGATTTTGGAAGCACATGTTGGAATAG GGATAAAAGGCAAAGAAGGACGCCAGGCCTCCAGGAACAGCGACTACGCTGTGCCAAAGTTTAAACATTTAAGAAAACTGCTACTAGCACATGGGCATTTATATTATGTGAGAATAGCACACCTTGTACAGTATTTCTTCTATAAG aACCTTTGCTTCATTTTACCACAGTTTTTATACCAGTTCTTTTGTGGATTCTCGCAGCAG CCACTGTATGATGCTGCTTACCTGACCATGTACAACATCTGCTTCACATCGCTGCCTATCCTGGCTTAcagcctgctggagcagcacatcagcatcGACACGCTGACCTCGGACCCCCAGCTCTACAT GAAGGTGTCGGACAATGCAATGCTGCAGTGGAGGCCCTTCCTCTACTGGACCTTTCTGGGCACCTTTGAAGgacttgtgtttttctttggggtttattttctttttcaaaactcGTCGTTGGAAGACAACGGAAAG GTGTTTGGGAACTGGACCTTTGGGACGATTGTCTTCACCGTGCTGGTGTTCACCGTCACTCTCAAG CTAGCATTAGATACCCGGTTCTGGACGTGGATGAACCACTTTGTGATTTGGGGCTCCCTTGCTTTCTACgtgtttttctcattcttttggGGAGGAGTCATTTG gCCTTTCTTGAAGCAGCAAAgaatgtattttgtatttgctCATATGCTGACTTCTGTTTCCACATGGCTGGCAATAATTCTCCTGATCTTTATCAGCCTTTTCCCAGAAATTCTTctaatagttttaaaaaatataaaagagaaaaatcatcaG GTAACGAAGCGCCTTCCTTCCTCAGGAACATCCACTATCTTCATGCTTTCTCAAACTTCCAGCAATCACAGCTTTTCTTGGAGTGAATAA